In the Glycine max cultivar Williams 82 chromosome 19, Glycine_max_v4.0, whole genome shotgun sequence genome, aaatcaaaattcaatataaaaataagagagacGACAAAGACATGAACATACCGACGTGGGAATAGCCTGTATTTAATACATGCAGTCATCTTGGTTAAACGACGTATATTGTTACCGACTTAAAAAGTTCTTTATCTAGAAAGTtagtactatttttatttattatcgtGTACCCAATATAACTGACAGATATAATACAACTCTATTGGGTCTTGTATCATCATATTTTTCTATGTGTAcgctaaattttaaaatacccAGCCTTAAATAATAAACCCGCGCAAACCATAGGCGAGGAAGCCAAAGGCTTGTGTATACCATGCATCGGCACGTGcaattcaaagaaaacaattaggTTTGTTACAAGCGCCTCCTTATGACAATCTGCGTTGACATATTCATATAGTTACTTGGTGTGGCCAAAATGTTTGTCATTTAGGTAAATGCATTTTTGTCCTATAAACTTTTATGTATAGCATGATTTTAAATCGCAACacgttattattataaaaagaatgGATATTTCATAGAAAAATATGTACGTACTTACATGTCTTCTTCGCATTTCTTTCTCATTTGAATGCTACCATCAAACAGAGCATAAATGTAAGTTGTTActagtttcaaataaaaattgttgtttCTTTCAGCTTTTATATATACCAATACCGtcccttttttcttaaaatcctAGCTCAATCATTTGCATCGTTGACTAACTTTTCACTTGAAATACGTATAGCCAGCTAGCAGAACCGAATTATAAGAAGATCTTCCTGTTCACTAGCTATATTTGTAAACAGAATCAGATCGGTTTTCATAAGAGATACAACATGTGGAAAGGAAGAAAATTAAGAGTCGCAACCAAAACACATGCTATGTAATCAGCGATATAATCTACATCTCAAATAATTTGGAAAATGCTTCTGAAAGGTTAGAATAATATTGGGGTGGATGACTTGAAATACTAATTAAAGGCTATATAATCTGTGTCTTTTTCTTCTATCAATTAAGCGTTCTTTGTTTGCAAGGGCGAGCCAGTAAATGTACTTTTGTGGCTTCTCTGCAATAAGAATCTAATAACCAACCATGGAGTCTATTCAGACGATACCTTATATGTCTTTTCTCACTACTACATAAATAAGGTTATTggcaccatttttttttaccgaAACGAGTTCATGGCATTTCATTCATAATCAAGTAATTTAATTGGCACCATTTAATCCTCtacatttgttaaaaatattgttaatactTTTAGCAATAAACTTCATTTTGTAACACTTATGTTGGCAACATCACAGAGAATATACCATACTCCACACATTCATGAAGAAAAACAAGGAGGAAATACATGGATGCCACATAGACAAATAAGGAACTAAAATAAGTGTAACGTTAACGTGTTTTGGTTTTCATCCACACGCTCTCCCACCTTCTCACCCTCTCTGTTGCATAGACAAACACATTTAAGACACGCATTTGCATGTGCACCTATATAGTTCTCTAGAccgaaaattattttatgatgatGGATAGTGATCCAAGTGTAATTcgttcaattattttaatacctAAACTCTTACTTAAAAgatgaatttatatttaaatattccaactgaggaggagattttattcatttttttgcaGCCACTTACTATTTgttcaaatatataaacatgATGATTACGTAAAAGGATAATATGAGTATTAGCGTGTATATATTCACAAGTCGAGATCATCATTGCATTATCTAAGTAATTTGTTTACTGCTCCAAGTCCTAACAAATCTTCATCATCATGGTTGCTTTGTTTTCTCCTACTGTGTTCTCAACCAAGGGATGGCTCTTAGAGGAGGAGCCATTAAGCTATGATGTGTCCTCAAAGAACTCATTTCCCTATCAATTTTATTCACTACAGACACAGATTGAGGTTGAAATAGAAAGGTCAACTGCACCATCCCCTGATGACCCTGCCATGGTCAAGAAGCTTAGCCACAACGCTAGTGAACGTGATCGCCGCAAGAAGGTCAATAATCTGGTTTCTTCACTTCGTTTACTTCTTCCAGTGGAAGATCAAACGGTACTTTAAGTCCCTTCTCTCTCTCAATTAGTCCTTTCTTTAAATTGGTAGCCATAATATTTTGTAGGAACCAATTTCAAGAAATTAAGATCACTGGGTACTCATAGCTTCCACGTGACCACTGGGAtgtttatttattcttaaaatatactACATAAGTTAGAAAAATACTAATTACAAGATAAATCTAAACCATATATAAGCTTTTTAGCGTCTCATAATTTTGTAGTACAAACATGCCGCTGTTTATAGAAATCAATATGCATACTATTTTGCTGACAAAATAAAAATCGAACTAATTTATCCCACAAAAACTGGCAAGAGGCCAATTTCTATAAAGATGTTAAAAGCagtatattttatgtttttaagaatattaacaaaagaaattgtaaaacaaaaacaatcacCGTTTTCTTcacaatatttaattaaaaaaaaaaaactt is a window encoding:
- the BHLH322 gene encoding transcription factor ORG2, which codes for MVALFSPTVFSTKGWLLEEEPLSYDVSSKNSFPYQFYSLQTQIEVEIERSTAPSPDDPAMVKKLSHNASERDRRKKVNNLVSSLRLLLPVEDQTKKMSIPATVSRVLKYIPELQHQVQALNK